In Lepus europaeus isolate LE1 chromosome 19, mLepTim1.pri, whole genome shotgun sequence, the genomic window TCCCCTTTACCTCGAGAAGACTGTAAACGACCTTTGCCCATCAGCTTTCCCACTCGTTCCTTGTACTTTTCAGATCGTGCCCGATGTGTGTTTCCCTTCATCTTTGAAGGCCGCGTTTACAAAGACTGTATCACCAAGGGGAGTCTCTTCAGAATGGCTTGGTGCTCACTGTCTCCAAACTATGACCATGATAAAGCTTGGAAGTATTGCTACTAACAGAAGGTAAGGACATCTGGAGCAGGGGAGACAAGAAAgggctggaagggaagagggtgacctggaggaagaggagagcgAGGTGACCGGGAGAGGTGAGCTGCAGAGAgcacacagctgggagctgggacgaGGTAGAAAGGGcgcaggaggaagagaggggagcaGAGCCCGGGCGGGCAGAGTTGAGGGACAAGAATGGTGGAGAGAAAGTAAGAGCCACGGGCAAAGTGGccgaaggaggagagaggggagtgggagaggaagaaggaagagagggtgcagggtccaatggGGCAGGAGCGGCTGAGGGGGAGGCGTCTGAGGTCAGATAAGGGAGGTGAGAGAAGagagcagggcaggtgggaggcGCACAGGGCGGGACACACAGTGCTTGGAGCAGGTGTGGAGAGGGTGGAGCTGGGCAAGAGAGGCatgagaggggggaggggaggagagacgaACCTCTGTGCTCCAGGTGACTTCTGGGAAAGTTCAGTGGAAGTCATCGCCACAGACGCGGGTCCGTGTAAAATCCCTGAGCGGCGCACCTGCCACGGCCGCGGATGAAGCCAGCCCTTTGAACCCCACACGCAGGAAATCAACATCTCCAGCCTGGAGGTGGTGCTCTGAGTGACAGAGGCAAAATCCTTACCCTGCAACTCCACCGTGTCCCCGTGTGCCTGGGACCAGTCAATAAAGCTCGCTCTCTGCAGGTCGGGTCTTGTTTTCTGTTCACAAGGTAGCCAATGTCCACCATGGGGATGTCTCCAAGTGCCCAGGCTGACCTCCCAGGACTGTTGTGTCCCACCCCATCCCTCATCTCTTGTCCTGTGTGTGAGCATCCAGGCAGCTGTTATAGCAACCACGGGACCTGACAATGAACTGTTTGTCGCCGTGCAGGAAGGAAGGGTCATCTTGTGACCTTGAGGGGTTCATGAGGCTCAACCAGAATGCATAAAAATCTGTGAAGTTAAGGGAGCTACAAAACAAGGAGCAGCAAACAGGTTTTCAGGTTTAGCTGTCCCTTCGAGAAAGCCTCTTGTACCTACCTTGAACTTCCGCTCCTGACGAAGGGGGAGGTCATGCCCACACGTGCCCCACAGAGCTGGCTGAGAATCCTGCAAAGTCTGAAGGCTTGGCAGAAACAGATCAAAATCTACCCCTGGAGGCACAGGAAAAACCAGCACACCTGAGCTCTGAGTAGCACTGGGACTGACCTACTAGAGACCACACACCTTGAAAACCATGACCGCCTATTACATACGGGTGAGCCCCATGTTATTTCTCCTCATTTTTTTAGCCAGCTTTATCGAGGTATAAATAAGACCTGGTACAGTGTTTGACTGCTAAGTACAGTACACCAGAGAAACCACTGCCAAGGTCAAGGTGATGAACACGTGTGTCTTCCACTCAGGCCTCCTCGTGTCCCTTTCCAATCCTTCCCTAGCACCCCACTctggggcccctccccagccctggaggccaCAGGTCTGCTTTCATATACTGCAGAGTAGTTGGGaattttctagaatgttctatgAGTGGACTCTAAGCAAACACCTTTGTTGGACTGGGTTCTCTCACTCAGACTGATTACTTTGAGCGTTATCTCCGgtagttaggatgcctgcatcccaccttgGGGTACCcgggtttgagttttggcttcactccggactccagcttcctgctcacgcagaccctgggaggcagcaggtgatggttcaaggacttgggtccctgccacccacgtgggagacctggactgagttcctggctcccagcctcagcctagcTAAGCCCACAGCTCTTGCAGACTTTTgaagagagaaccagtagatgggagctttctgtctcctacatgtgtgcatgtgtgtgtgtgttactgtctcaaaaaaaaaaatagttcagtgctggcgctgtggtacagtgggttacacTGCTGCTAGTGataccaccatcccatatcagagggccagttcaagtgGCGCTTTCTGAAGTGGTTGTATCCTTTTACATCCCCACCTGTAATGTATGACTTCCAGTTTTCCATATCCCTGTCAATACCTGAGTACTGAAAATCTCAGAACGGTGCCGAAACAAACTGAAGAGGACTTAAGTGCACTGGTGGGCAGGGGAGCACGAACACTGTTAATACTGCTTCAAACTGGTCTGCAGATTCAGGCTGATCCAAACAAAATCCCAGAATTTTGTAACGGTTCACAAGAAGATTCCAAAATTTATCTGGAAATGCAAAGGACCTAAAATAGCAGAATCAACTGAGCAAAACAAGAGCAAAGTTGGAAAATCAGTGCTACTTGATACTAAGACTTCTCATGAAGCTGCAGTAATCAAGACAGTGCAGTACAGGCATCAAAGTTCCacgttggccggcgccgcggctcacttggctaatcctccgccttgcagcaccggcaccccgggttctagtcccggttggggcactggattctgtcccggttgcccctcttccaggccagttctctgctgtggccagggagttcagtggaggatggcccaagtgcttgggccctgcacctgcaagggagaccaggagaagcacctggctcctggcttcggattggcgcagtgcaccagccgcaacgcgccggccgtagcagccatttggggggtgaaccaatggaaggaagacctttctgtctgtctctctctctcactgtccactctgccttatTTGTTTATGTTTCTTGTCCCTCTTTAGAGAGATTCATCAAATGGACACAGCGGGGAACTAGAAGCCTAAGGACGATAAGGAGTAAGAGGGAGTTCTTTGTTCTTGGTATCAACTACATCACTTAAGTCTTCTACAATAAGATAGATTTTATAGTCTTCAGTAATAATAAGTAAGCAGGGAATTTGTACAAATCTCCCCTCCTAATAGACCCAGGCCCTCATTCATTATACCTTGATGAGCCCATCCCCCTTCCAAGTTCCCTCTGGCCACTGAAGAGGCGTCCAGTAAGCTGCGAGCAGGGAAGGACAAGAAGTGGGCCCGGCCAAGGACAGACAGGACATGGAAGACGGAGCCCATTACACTCAGAGACTCTGCAGTCTGACTTTTCTCATCCTGCTACACATCCTAGAGAAATGCTGAACTCCCAAGGGGCTGACTTTGGCCTGAAATCTGAGCTGGGAGTGCGTGCTCTGAAGAAAGCCAATGCTGGCCACTTGCCCAGCTAGCCAGAGACGCTAGCGCACTAGAGTGAGAGGGAATCACACTCTACACAAGAATATCTAAGTGTTTGTCTGGGCTCTGCCCACGCCTGTGTGAATGTGAGAAACTCACAGGTTTCCAGAGCTCAGATTTCTTTGAGTAATGTGTGCATTGGAGAAGAATTTTCATGGCGCCTTGTGACACtaatgttccacttctggtcgTGAAGCACAGAAACCACGGTAGAAATTTTATTAAAACGTCAAACACGTCTAACACATCTACAGCAACTCTCTCTCTTGCCCCTCAGTCTCCGCGCTCCTCAGCTTGTTGCTACAAGGTGCTGGGAGGCTCTCGCTCAGCAGAAGCGCCGTGAGACCCAGGACCAGAAGTACCTCCTCAGGAAAAAGGGACAAGTGATTGCAGCGGCGATGGCAGCAGTAGCCCTGACCCCAAAGCTGAAATGGGCGGCCAGGCGGCTCCCGTTTTCAGCAACCCGGGGCTTAGGGAACGACTGAAGGGAACACGTTTCCTTTATCAGCATGGGTCCTACtgtggtgattcttcccatcagcCTGCAGTCTTTCATGTCTGTACAGCCTTTGACCTCCACAGACTCATTCATGTCTCCTAATGGAGCAAGACAAATGTTTTAGGAAATCAGAAGGGAATCTAACTCTCCCACACCCCGGAAGCCCTGAATGTCAGAGCCTCTTGGGATCTACTCAGATGTCTGGTTTTTCAGTCTCTGACCACAACCAGATGTTCAGTTTACCTCCAGTGATACTGAGTTTTCCTTGATAGCATCGGCTTGTACCATTGACACAGGGAAGATAAGGAGCACTGGAACACGACCCCAGGGCTAGACAGGTTGGGCAACGGAAAGCTGATGGCACAGAGGAAcctggaaaaggagagagagaggcccttaAGGGCACGGCCGCCCTTGGAGATGTCTCTCCTCGCTTCCTTCCCCGCACCGAGTCTTTCCTGCGATGACACTCTAATCAGGACCCGCCACGCGGCCTCCCCAACTCCCCCAGCCGGTTTCCTTTGCTGTCGAAGTCCATTCACATGACTTCCAAGCTGCGTGCTTAAACATGGAGATCGGAAAATGAGAAGGGCACAGTGCCTGCCATCTAGCACTGTCAACTACAGGAGAGAGACAAGTAAGTGATTAATCACAACCCAGCCCAACAGGTTCCATGCTCAAAGGAATGAAGAAATACCTAAACATCCAAaagaattttcaaataatttttcaaagagcTGAAACCTGAATTGAGACAGAGATAGGGGTTATCAACATGAAAATGGGGGCTGGGTGCGGGTAGCCAGCAAGGACAGAGGTCGGGGGATTTGAGCCAGTTTGGTGGGTTTGGGGATTCTGTGAAGTTGCAAGGTTGACATGCAGCTGGTAGGGCAGAGGTAGGGCATATCACCGTTTTGTTTATGGCCGGGACTCATTATCTGACTGGTCAGTACCCTCTCCATGGGTAAGCATTCTGAATTTCAGCCCCCACTAGAACACAATAAATGTGAAAAGGGAACAGAGGGAATGAAGCTGGAGACAGGCAGGGCCAGATGACCTCAAGTCTTGAAGCCAAACTGGGAGTCGGGTTGCAGTCCCACAGCAACGAAGGACTAACAACTGCTAGGCTGATCATGCCATCGCCCTGTGCGCAGAGGGTAGGTACACTGACATCTTACAGTCTACACTCCGGGTCTCTGTGACACTCCGGTGCTCTGAGAGCAGTGTGTAGATCCCAAGGTAGCAGTTCAGAAAAAACAGCACCAACGCAGCTCAGgaacacagagaggaaagacacAATCTCTGGGTGTCTGTGGAGCGCCTCCTCACACCTACCCCACGTCCAGGGTACCTGAGAATAGCTGCAGATTCCCGAAGTGGGTGATGGCCTCTCTGTTGTTGCACAGCAAGTTATCACAGTAGTTACTGTAGGAGAGTGCGACCAGGCCAGGGGGTGCCGAGTGCTGGATGAACGTCACTGACTCTGACTCTCCAAAGATGCAGCCTTTGCTGCCCAAAGCGACTGTCCTGGTCCCTGTTGGCAGACAGTAGAGGGGGGTAAGCAGGTGGGGCCATGTTGGACACAGGGAAGGGGGGGAACAGCAGGGACAGGGACATTATCacactcccccccacacacacacacccgcccaaCCCAATCGCCGCTTCCCGTCTCACCTGCTGTGATAATTAATATGCTTTCCTGGCAAATTGCCCCATTGTCACAAGTCTCAACCTCCTCGGTGGTCCAGTTGAACGTGTTGCTCAGATCCCCTCCCAGTCTCACGGTCAAGCTCTTCTGGCAGTTCAGATTGTGGGCCACTGCGGAGGCAAGCAGAGAGCGGCCAGCCCTCGGCCCCAGGCGCGCCATGTTCACCCCCAACCCC contains:
- the TEX101 gene encoding testis-expressed protein 101, whose product is MGAFRVRDSLCLLLLGASLTLAHNLNCQKSLTVRLGGDLSNTFNWTTEEVETCDNGAICQESILIITAGTRTVALGSKGCIFGESESVTFIQHSAPPGLVALSYSNYCDNLLCNNREAITHFGNLQLFSGSSVPSAFRCPTCLALGSCSSAPYLPCVNGTSRCYQGKLSITGGDMNESVEVKGCTDMKDCRLMGRITTVGPMLIKETCSLQSFPKPRVAENGSRLAAHFSFGVRATAAIAAAITCPFFLRRYFWSWVSRRFC